The Homalodisca vitripennis isolate AUS2020 unplaced genomic scaffold, UT_GWSS_2.1 ScUCBcl_4702;HRSCAF=11046, whole genome shotgun sequence genome includes the window agtcaagtgtctatcactgtttttttattgtgtgtttaagtgcagttacagtaggtgtaaatgaGTGCTAAACGCAAACGTGTCGTTGTGTCCTTAGAGACTAAACTAAATGCGATTCGTCGTCTGGACAATGGTGAGTCAATAAGAACAGTCGCTAAAGACTTGGGTGTTGGTGAGGTTACCGTCGGAGATTGGAGGAGGAAGAGGGCTGAGTTAGAAAAATGGGGTGCTCAGAGCTTAAATTCCAATTGCAATTCAGagagaaaaacgtttaaaaagtgtgAGTATGAAAAAACTTCCGAGGCTTTATTCTTATGGTTTTCGGAAATGAGAGCAAGGGGAAGTCCAATAAGTGGGCCTATTTTGCAGGCAAAAGCGCTAGATTTCCATAAATCTTTTGGCGATGGCGATGAACCTTTTACCGCTAGTTCCGGGTGGTTAATGCGATGGAAGAAACCGTTATGGAGTGCGGCAACTTAATATATCTGGGGAAAAACTTTCAGGTAATGAAAACTGATGtgacagtttttgaagaaaaaataagaaaattgattttgagtgagggtcttacatccgatcaaatattcaactgtgatgagacaggccttaacttcagaatgttgccctcaaaaactttagccagtcagcaggaaacatcagctcctgggtataagaaatctaaagatcgagttacagttttaggatgtgccaatgctgcaggaagtttgaaactcaaaccagttgtaataggcaagtataaaaaagccacgtgcttttaaaaatactaatgtggacacatttcccagcacatacacaaaccagaaaaacgcatggatggactcgcggattttcaaacaatggttttttgaggaatTCGTTCCAGTCGTTGAAGCTTTCTTGGAGAACAAAAAACTCCCTCGCAAGGCCCTTCTTATTCTTGACAACGCTTCGTCCCATCCAGATGCTGATGAGCTAGTCAGCGATGGCATTAGAGCCTTATTTTTGCCTCCAAACGTTACTGCCCTCATCCAGCCTCTAGACCAGGGAGTTCTAGAAACTTTTAAGCGAAACTACAAAAAGAGGCTGCTTAGAAATCTACTGGAGAAGCTAGAGGACGGGCTGGGTGTCACTGATGCTCTCAAGTTTAATCACAATGAAAGATGTTGTCTACTGGGTGTCAGAAGCTTGGGATAACGTTAGGGAGGACACTATAAGAAGGTCATGGCGCAAACTTTTCGGAATTGAAAAGGCAAGCCGCCAAGAGACAGCTGCTCCTGAAAACCAGCCAAGAGCATGTCCTCCTGAAAATGAAGAGCTTGTGAATCTTTGTAACCACCTTCCAGTGGCTGAGCCCATCAGTGCAGAGAACATCAGTGAATGGATCAATGGAGATGAGGATCAGGCCCTAACTGATGACGTGATTATCCAGATGCTCAACCAACCAGAAGATGATGACaagtaagtttttgattttttatttatgcaaaattttaacataaaaacataatccaacatcaattttttaacacaactacagtatatttgttacactttagttaaatgttgcccattcatcaatccaaaactaatttcataccaattccaactgctgccttttgattgcgttacggttacgtaaaacaaaagttttttttttacagcgaTGAACCTGATGGGGCGACTGAGAAAATATCACATACAGAAGGTCTAAGAACGATCGAGGGAGCACTGGCATACATTGAACAACAAGAAACCGCAACAACAAACGATTTAGTTTGGCTGCGACGCTGGCGCAACAGGGCGGCTAGCCTAAGATCCTCTAATCTAAgtcaaaaaaaacaataactgatttctttgggaaaaaagatttagcttactttgtttatttttgtacaatgtacagtaaattaattttcatttctttgatttaattttgtaaacaggaatactgtactgtaactaaacttctgtacattgtgtagcctatatcatacgtattcagttgtgcaataaattgagtgttatattaaccctttgaaccccagaccaaaatattgatgttggaaaaaacgtaccaaaatcatttgacctaagaactaccgagaatccccggagcagaaacagctgttttgcatactgtttgtaaaaaattaataatttttgctattttttatgctattgtcttgtattacacaccaaaatgtccagaatgaaattgtatacacagaaaaagattagtctgaagtataaaaaatgtttaacagcattaaaataatttttaaaatatatgtatatagatttttaggcaaaaaaattgattttaagattttttaattaaaaaaataagaaatatttttagtatgggcacccacattttattttttctaaatttagttttgtgtatgtgcaaaaaaaaattatattgatatctctaaaaataaactttttttgaatttttatataaaagtatgcgacttgtaaaaacctctaggccgtacaacacaaaaatcactgatattacctaaataaataaattagtaaataaataaataaaaaattagtattttaataaaatacatataaatatgtattaatactcataaaataagtattttacgatttcaaataaatatgtattaaacgcatataccatggcgacgatattacgtcgcccggggattctcgcaacttcattggcgacgatacatcgtcgccgcggggatcttcgcgtatcttctcggcgacgatatttcgtcgctCGCCTGGGGTTCTAAAGGGttaaaacagtgtttagtatTGTGAGTGTGTTACCGTTTCCTCTCACGTTTTTATTGCGtactaataacatttcttgtactaataaactaaaacaacagttcagttaataacttttgttcatgttttagtATATCTTGAGCTATTTTTTAGCCCCGGTAACGATTTTTAGGTTACGTTCCGTGTTATCCGAGGTTCGCCGTATCCGAGGTACCCTCGGTCCCAattacctcggttaaccgaggttctactgtaccTACTTTTTCTCCTTGAATCTCTATCTCATTTCCACTTAACTAACCTTGAACAAAATCTTTCTAAATATAAACTGGTTTTGTCTGTCATTGAGTTAATTGGTTTGTAATATTCATCATTAAATCTTACCCATTTATAagcttgttttacattcacaaaattccaccattttaaaatgatgtccagGAAATAAGCAGTACTAGAGTTTATATCGGTATTTTTTTTTGAGCTGCAATGTTTTTTTTCgtcaaataatttacaacaaagtaaaatattttgcctTTCTATCGAAGTGGGATTAGAGAACTTTCAGAGACAAAGCAGGtgctaattttacattttcattttgttctttcttgtgtaaacattttcaaatcagATACACATGcagtttgtttaatattataattgtcgaaatttggAAACGTAAATGTCTGTTTGCTATCACATTGATTCAGCCAATTGTtccttatacatttaaataaatggacTGGATCAAAAagagtatatatattttgtgactCACAGTATGGGTTAGAAAATTTAGACATCAACTGGCCATTACAAAAATCGcacaaacatattttactgttttctttattgttatcggatattaaacattgttattctAAAACCTAAGTCAGTGAGAAATTTTATAACTTGATTAATTAGGCTGAACAAAGTATCTGTATTCAAGTTTTTTGACAGGAAACAGATCTacgatttctttatattttgacaaaatagaAGTTATCATAAAAACTTGTATAGTACTCGCAAGTTCAAGCTTATCGTTGTTTAGAACCAACCCCTCTATTTTACCTGCACAGTATTTAACTTGtggttttacattaaatttcatcTATTAAAAGGCAGCATACTTTTTTACTATCATTAAGAAGGCTTGCTTTCTTACATTAGTAATTAATGTGCCCAGATTCTAATCCAGTGTTGTTAAGCCCTAACTTAAGCATGTACTTACTAAGATATTTTGGTTTTGGCATAGTGAATATCTTTGCTGCTCGTATGCAATTATAAGCAGCAGGATTAAGCAAACAATACAGTAGCAAACCACAGAAGGGTATTTCTACAATAGCTAACTTTTTCCTTAAAAGTCAGATTAATCTGTTCCTTAGAAAAAACATCAGTCTCGTTGTGGTTTTTGGTGTTTGTCAGAATGTTCTGTAATTAAAATGTcaattgagttatttattattttaatgtgttcttCTGTTGTGCTATTTTCCTGtaacaaaatcaacaattttcTTCAAATACACAATTCAACAAAAACGTAAGTTTTTCccaagagttttaaaaatatttaaaaccacttaaaattCCTGCAACCTTAGGATGagtatttatcacaatattattacaataaacagtGTAAGAAAGACATTCACTAATACTGATACACTTAGATACTTTCAAGTTACCCTTGCTTTATTTAGACACATTGAAAAATTGTACACTATCCTTagattgatataaaaatacatagttttttaataaatcacaactcttgtcatatttatttactatttccttaatactaataataatatctaaagctgctaattttttctttttttcctctTGACATTTCAACATTTCATTTTTCTCTCTTGTTTCCGGGGTTATTCTTAGCTGGGGCAAGTTTACTGACAAATACGAAGGCTGAGTTCTTAAAAATAGTTGGCACAGCATTCGGCATAAGTTTTACTCTGTCTCTTTACTGTTCAATACACTTCCGTCCGGCCTATACAAGgaaaccaccagagagtgcagttggcggcggaccaatagaatggactggcctgcgcgaccttgccacacaactgccgatGCCGCCCGGCagggctggcgcattgtggctgataaaccgcttcgctgtcacaactaacactgatactgaacatttaaaaacttatcagttataattgaaaaacaatatttaaaatgtgttgacagctatattatatttaaattacttgtatagtttatttatgttattacaaaacataactatcgattaaaacaaacaaatcgtcccgtcagttagtcagagtaaagtacttgcttatttccatacgatacaacaatcttttcagtgattttaaacgatttctaaacacacacaaaattaatatacatgttgcttatattggacactgcatgacgtgttgcttgattaaaaataattaaaaaaatataacaataataatcaattttaaacaaattatgggaaacaattatattttaaaaatttgaaataatccaattttccactaaatagcttttagggcctactattttaaaacgaaatacgttgaaaagcatgattgacttaataatattcttacctttgcacttgtatattatttattcgcttcttcaggcggcaatatcgtagccaaaacctcggagtcttcttcattttcacgtGATATTaacgggaaattaacgtttttgcggtatttttatgttttctttttaatttatatttcggctaaagatttttaatcctacgatcttcgtatatgagtaatataatacaataattttttttcaatccatttaactcaacatggaaataagctacagagatgtactttttttaaatgaccgtaaaattacattttgtaatacgtagttaattaattcaaggcagttctaacatttctttcgagcgtaacggttaagtattttaaccctCCGTGAGTCGCATCACGGAAGTAACCTCCGGGTAGCTACGATTTTCAGTATAAATGACATTTGTGAGGTTGTGTGGTGTCGGCGCTCCGCCGTACCTCACGAGCCTCCTTCCTGGAACTAAAGACAACAACCCCAACCCTGCCGGACTTTCTCTTATTAGTTCAGTTCAGTTTTCGTAGTGGACTGGAGGTAACCTCCGTGTGCGACTTCTCGTGTATTGTCCTCACCCGGAGGCAACTTTCCGTATGCGACTTCTCGCGCACTGGTTGCTAAATAGGACTAAACTTCAAAGCGTGCTGTTTGcttttactgttttgtatataatttagtctatgtgttatatattgttagttttttttgtatagtcattttttatataatttttttatcggtTGTGGAAATGGAATCAGACGAAGAAAGAAGAATTGCTCGCCTTTTGGCAAGTGTGGAACGAGAAGAATTACAAGTTCAACGACCCACAGGGAGTGTTCCCTAGAGTATTGGTTTTTGACGATGACGCGGCAGTCAAACGATGGAATTATTGATGATCCTGATGAATCTGGAGATGAGGTAAATGATAATATTCCAAATGACTTAGAAAATAACTTAGGTGATGATAGTGAAATAGAACTAGACGATGATGACTTTTCTGATTTAGAAGCTTTACCAATTGCTGAAAGATTAAACGGTGAAATTGTACGCAGACAAAACAATAAGTTAGCTTTCATGAGTAAAAAATCGTAAGATGTTATGGGATGTAGAACCCAAGCCACAAAATCGCAACAGACAAAGGAATATTATTCTGATGAGAATGGGACACGTCAGTAATGCTGCAAAAAATGCTAATACTCCTCTGGAAGTgtggagtttgttttttagtaatgaaatgatTGAAGAAATTACTGAGTGCACGAACATTtggattgataaaaataaaagtaattacaacAGAGAAAGAGACTGTACCAATACAACACCTcaagaaataaatgtgttattggTTTGTTGTATTTAGCTGGCTTATACAAAGCCTCTCATTTAAATTTGGATGACCTATGGGCAGCAGATGGTAGCGGAATTGAATTCTTTAGACTAGCCATGAGTCTTAGGCGTTTCAAATTACTGCTTAGAGCATTGAGGTTCGATGATATTCGTACCAGGCACGAAGGAAAAGTCAATGATAAACTGGCTCCAGTAAGAAGAGTTTTCGAACAGTTTTGTGCAAAAATGTCAAGAAAATTATGTCGTCAGCGAGTTTGTCACTGTTGACGAAATGCTACTAAAATTCAGGGGCAAATGTTCTTTcaggcaatatataaaaaacaagcctGCAAAGTACGGAGTTAAGTTTTTTCCATCTGTTTGTGCCAAATCATTTTACACCAACAATTAGAAATCTACCCTGGAAAACAACCAGACGGTCCATACCAGGTCAATAACTCTGGAAAGTCTGTCGTTGAACGTATTGTTAGCACCAATATCAGGCAGTAAACGTAATGTTACGGTCGACAACTGGTTTTGCTCCATACCTTCTTTGTGTCGACCTTTTGAGGAATCACCAACTAACACTTGTTGGTACGTTgaggataaataaaaaagaactccCCCCAGCTTTTGTGGACAAAAAACAGGAGACGTAGGAAGCtctaaatttggtttcaaaaaagaCATGACTTTAGTGTCTtacaaagcaaaacaaaataaaaaggttgTTTTGTTATCATCCATGCATGACGACGCAGCTGTAGACAGAGATGAAGCTTCAGCTACCTATGGCAAGCCAGAGGTAATACTCTTCTATAACTGTAGCAAAGGAGGAGTTGATACAGTGGATAAATACGTTTCACATTACGACTGTAGCAAGAATCTCAAACAGATGGTCTATGGTGATCTTTTATTCAATGCTGAATGTAGGTGGATTGAACTCATTCATTATTCACAAAGAAAATGTGAACTCTCCTGTGGCTAAGCGAAGACTTTTTTTACGAACTTTAGCCAAAGAACTATGCAGAGAACACATGGCAACAAGAATAACTGTAATAAGTACTCCAACTGCAACCAAGAAAAGGCTTCGACAGATGTTGGACTTGAATGAAGAAGAGGCACGACCCGCACCCGCTGATGAGGACACTTCAGGTAGATGCTACTCATGCAACTGGAGGAAAAACCGTTTGTCCAAAACAAGATGTAACAGCTGCAAAAACTTCATCTGTCGTGAGCACTCTGCACCAGTGATGTGTGTCAACTGCGCAGTAAGTGAGGAAGAAGTTCACACAGACTCAGAATAAGCTCTGATTTAGTAGTCAGAAAAAGTGTATCAatcttctttgtttttattatataattttttgtacttttcttttttattgtattcttttcaTGATTAGTATGTTATCAGAAACTTCGTTAACAAacgacattttttgtatatacagtatcagggttacatttgttaatttatttgatttaaaatgtattgtaatttcaacactcacatacatattttttttactataatttttggtactaaaataagttttaccttttttatatgattctacatactgttttgaaattactgtaaataaaagtattaagtttcgtgaaaataacatttaattttagtcaCCTGGAAGTAACCTCCGTGTGCGACCTCTCGCGTTTTGAAATTCATGCGACTCACGGAGGgttaagaacgctggactcgcgcggcttgtggttacagcggggaacaagtttggcaacgtcgctcagttctcgttggccgctccaacgtcacgggcaaaataggctcctccctcaactgcactctcttgtggttttttgtatagttACTGAGTCTTATCTTACAAGATAACGTTCATCAAAGTGTTTGATGCA containing:
- the LOC124373034 gene encoding tigger transposable element-derived protein 2-like; the encoded protein is MKDVVYWVSEAWDNVREDTIRRSWRKLFGIEKASRQETAAPENQPRACPPENEELVNLCNHLPVAEPISAENISEWINGDEDQALTDDVIIQMLNQPEDDDNDEPDGATEKISHTEGLRTIEGALAYIEQQETATTNDLVWLRRWRNRAASLRSSNLSQKKQ